The sequence below is a genomic window from Lentimicrobium saccharophilum.
AATCATCCGGCTGATCCCGGTAACCGTGTAATTAAACTCAGCATTCAGCGTTTCGGCCTGTTCCTTGCTGATTCCGAGCATGGCGGCAACATCGGTGGCATTGCCTGAAGCCTGCATAGGGTTGAATTTCACCACATCTCCGTTCTTCACACCGGTAAATAATGCCTGAATGGCTTCATCTTTAAAGAGTTCAGGATTCACGGAACCATTGCTTGTAATTCCCTCCGGTTTTACAGTTCCATCAGTATCCAGTTCGGCGAAATCACCCTTCAGCATGTCCCCCTTTTCAGAAACCTCAACATCTGTAAGGGTTCCGTTGCGGCGGCGCAGGTCGTCCATGTATTTGCGGGCAATCTCATCTGAAACTTCTATCCTGTGATATATCACACCGCTTTTGCCATCCAGCTTCAGTTCAAACTGCGGACTCAGGCCCAGGTCAAAATAGAAACTCATTTCAGCAGGCTCGGTGAAATCAATCTGCGGCGTTTTCTCAGTATTTGCAAGCGGATTGCCCAAAAGGTCGAGGTTCTGTTCCCTGATGAAACTATCCAGAGACTCGCCGAGCAGTTTGTTGATTTCATCGGCGGTTACAGCCTGACCGTACATTTTCTTTGTCAGTCCGAAAGGGACTTTACCGGGGCGGAAGCCGGGCATCTGGGCTTTACGCTGATAATCCTTCAGCACTTTAAGTACTTTTTCCTCATAGTCGGCTGGCGACAGGTCTATTTTAACCGTTGCTGTCAGTTCACCGGTCTTCTGTAATTCGATGTTCATTTCCTGGAATTATAATTTTGTTGTGGCTAATTCATTTTCAATCCGGTAACTTCCATGAACATGGCTCCGGAATGAGGCCGCAAAGGTAGAAGTTTTTTTCGGATTTCTGAAGAGCAGTGAACAAGAATAATCGGATAGCGCGATGCCCATTACCTGACTTAATGAGCATCACCTGCAGTCACATACATCACAGCCCCCGCTTTACAAGGGCCGGTCACGTTATTACCGGAAGGAGGCAGGAAAAAACAATCTTAAAGATCTTGTTTATCAGTCCTTTCGCACCACTTCGATGGTAAAATTGGCTGCCAGGGCTGCCAGGGCGCCCACCGCGGCCAGCACCGGCACCACCAGCG
It includes:
- the tig gene encoding trigger factor — protein: MNIELQKTGELTATVKIDLSPADYEEKVLKVLKDYQRKAQMPGFRPGKVPFGLTKKMYGQAVTADEINKLLGESLDSFIREQNLDLLGNPLANTEKTPQIDFTEPAEMSFYFDLGLSPQFELKLDGKSGVIYHRIEVSDEIARKYMDDLRRRNGTLTDVEVSEKGDMLKGDFAELDTDGTVKPEGITSNGSVNPELFKDEAIQALFTGVKNGDVVKFNPMQASGNATDVAAMLGISKEQAETLNAEFNYTVTGISRMIPAEMNAEFFEKIYPGVEIADEAALLEQIKKDAAGSFVGESDKKFFNDAIKYLIESSAIELPDEFLKRWLVDVNQDKLTAEEVEKNYEDYARSMRWQLIENRMIREHNIQVSEEEIRDVFRSYFQRPGSAEMDEDMKKRIDGIVDSFMKNKEDVRRINDQLFEQKILAFLKEKIQPKEQTISYEDFAKLQ